Proteins from a genomic interval of Oncorhynchus masou masou isolate Uvic2021 unplaced genomic scaffold, UVic_Omas_1.1 unplaced_scaffold_712, whole genome shotgun sequence:
- the LOC135537130 gene encoding zinc finger protein 845-like: MDDLTRETASWFLPDPSVLEECGQSVRHPQPLRTLLQYHTNLSPDPHVEANDNHILSPSPRESSTDQADPEIQSEPIQTFMTIQSPASYCCESEMTPSLDYRESQRGIDLDRTANVDILPSNEEVECVNKESLDKEREMDQAFLHLRADSGPKIQPGAHRFEKEAQDVSNLSTSCRLRQPTVLLHRLHITDTPSTVSEVNPTPSRETLQIDNVETQGRRGDRVISQKSERNVEVEPSDSPPQYSLIPGPCRTKGQPKRSKRVKKCSLCGKTFREAKDLTAHITSHTEQRPHQYTLCSRRDVEHHEDLQKHRQSVCEAAAQPEEDNMSSTEETEISQPHDTLPQRRHMTTQHGKPRQSSKVTKCSVRNETFSKASHVGKHVRYTHGKLLCLNCGDVFENSTLRKHKKVCLKTKKRLSCSLCGDTFDLSEPNEREDVNPQQLPREALPEAGAVLAAVENSTEIPQPSNTTPQNPTTSNALPFQLANHYTKCLLCKEAFDNGEDLRRHLRFEHGVLPYLCFKCGESFQSASDRKKHSDQCSGQNIPESRKCPGCRTRTSQYRQQQQQQEMTSQEVNLKRHQTAWPLHTGENKMEIPQSSSTDVDFSNDSRQHRLNQSVDQSNDSRQHRLNQSVDQSNDSRQHRLNQSVNQSNDSRQHRLNQSVDQSNLFVRCFFDQRTALTGSRSRPRREKRCDETDFQTQQDFNEEVNPSQTRREVDPAGGGTSQPSRGNGIETPQPHSTESQNPTTYDASPTLPPGVNLDSRTCHVCSKSFRRKQSLILHLRRHGEGAIKCPICSRCFGRNRDLKFHLANKSGCGPTRRNLTAVIVPTKDTPVFTCPECLQQFTSEKKLKSHMVCHTGDGFSCSFCGKMFAGHNQLKFHIRCHSYRPYLCDTCGKDFPSQSALESHERVHTDERAYSCTDCGKTFKRKGTLTQHRLIHTGERPFACALCRVHFTTNKHLKLHMMCHTGRGLLNVRFVGGALDRKAI; the protein is encoded by the exons atggacgacctgaccagagag aCTGCATCTTGGTTTCTACCTGACCCCTCTGTCCTGGAGGAGTGTGGGCAGTCTGTGCGTCACCCTCAACCTTTGAGGACCCTTCTCCAGTACCACACCAACCTTTCTCCAGACCCACATGTTGAGGCCAATG ACAACCACATCCTGTCTCCATCTCCCCGAGAGTCATCCACTGACCAAGCTGACCCAGAGATCCAATCAGAACCCATACAGACATTTATGACCATTCAAAGCCCTGCATCATATTGCTGTGAGTCAGAAATGACACCTTCGCTGGATTACAGGGAGAGTCAACGAGGGATAGATTTAGACCGCACTGCAAATGTCGACATTTTGCCTTCGAATGAAGAGGTGGAGTGTGTCAACAAGGAAAGTcttgacaaagagagagaaatggatcaAGCTTTTCTTCACCTTCGTGCTGACAGTGGGCCGAAAATCCAACCAGGAGCTCACCGCTTCGAAAAGGAGGCGCAGGACGTTTCTAATTTGTCTACGTCCTGTCGGCTCCGTCAGCCCACGGTGCTGCTGCACAGACTTCACATTACTGATACGCCGTCAACCGTGTCAGAGGTCAATCCAACGCCGAGCAGAGAGACGCTTCAGATTGACAATGTGGAAACCCAAGGACGGAGAGGAGACCGGGTCATATCACAAAAGAGCGAGAGGAATGTCGAAGTAGAGCCCTCAGATAGCCCACCTCAGTATTCTCTGATCCCTGGCCCATGCCGTACTAAGGGGCAGCCTAAAAGAAGCAAGCGTGTCAAAAAATGCTCCTTGTGTGGGAAAACTTTCAGGGAAGCAAAGGATTTGACAGCACACATAACATCTCACACTGAGCAGAGGCCTCACCAGTACACCCTGTGTAGTAGACGAGACGTTGAACACCATGAGGACTTGCAGAAGCATcgtcagagtgtgtgtgaggcGGCAGCTCAACCAGAAGAGGATAACATGTCATCGACGGAGGAGACAGAGATATCTCAGCCCCACGACACACTACCTCAgagaaggcacatgacaacccaacACGGTAAACCAAGACAGTCTTCCAAAGTCACCAAATGCTCCGTGCGTAACGAGACCTTCAGTAAGGCATCGCACGTGGGAAAGCACGTGAGATACACACATGGGAAGCTCCTGTGCCTcaactgtggggatgtttttgagAACTCCACTTTGAGGAAACACAAAAAAGTGTGTTTGAAGACAAAGAAacgtctctcttgctctctgtgcGGAGACACCTTTGATCTCTCTGAGCCAAACGAGCGTGAGGACGTGAACCCACAGCAACTTCCGAGGGAGGCTCTTCCAGAGGCCGGCGCTGTTTTGGCAGCAGTAGAAAATTCGACAGAGATACCTCAGCCCTCAAACACAACACCCCAAAACCCAACCACCTCCAATGCTCTGCCCTTTCAGCTAGCTAATCATTACACAAAATGCCTTTTATGTAAAGAAGCTTTTGATAACGGAGAAGACCTGAGAAGACATCTGAGATTTGAACATGGTGTACTTCCCTACCTGTGTTTTAAATGTGGGGAGAGTTTCCAAAGCGCCTCTGATCGGAAGAAACACTCGGACCAGTGTTCCGGTCAAAACATTCCAGAGTCCAGGAAGTGTCCCGGTTGCAGGACGAGGACTTCTCAATatagacagcagcagcagcagcaggaaatGACAAGTCAGGAAGTGAACCTTAAAAGACACCAGACAGCCTGGCCGCTACATACAGGGGAAAACAAGATGGAGATCCCACAGTCCAGCAGCACAGACGTAGACTTCTCAAATGACTCTCGGCAACACCGGCTAAACCAATCCGTCGATCAATCAAATGACTCTCGGCAACACCGGCTAAACCAATCCGTCGATCAATCAAATGACTCTCGGCAACACCGGCTAAACCAATCCGTCAATCAATCAAATGACTCTCGGCAACACCGGCTAAACCAATCCGTCGATCAATCAAACTTATTTGTAAGGTGCTTTTTCGATCAGCGAACTGCTCTTACAGGAAGCCGGTCGAGACCCCGAAGAGAGAAGCGCTGTGACGAGACGGACTTCCAGACACAGCAAGACTTTAATGAGGAAGTCAATCCAAGCCAAACCCGAAGGGAGGTTGACCCAGCAGGTGGAGGCACATCTCAGCCTTCAAGGGGGAACGGGATAGAGACTCCCCAGCCCCACAGTACTGAATCCCAGAACCCAACAACCTACGACGCTTCCCCCACTCTGCCCCCTGGTGTGAATTTAGATTCTAGAACATGTCACGTGTGTTCCAAGAGTTTTCGTCGGAAACAATCCCTGATTTTGCATCTGAGACGTCACGGTGAGGGGGCCATTAAGTGTCCCATATGTTCACGGTGCTTTGGTCGCAACAGGGATTTAAAGTTTCACCTGGCCAACAAATCAGGGTGTGGGCCAACGCGTCGTAATCTTACCGCCGTAATCGTTCCCACAAAAGACACGCCGGTCTTCACTTGCCCCGAATGTCTGCAACAGTTCACCAGCGAAAAGAAACTGAAATCCCACATGGTATGTCACACAGGAGATGGGTTCTCCTGTAGCTTTTGTGGCAAAATGTTTGCCGGACACAACCAATTGAAGTTTCATATCCGTTGTCATAGTTACAGGCCTTATCTATGTGATACGTGTGGCAAGGATTTCCCATCTCAGAGTGCGTTGGAATCGCACGAGCGCGTGCACACGGACGAGCGGGCGTACTCTTGCACAGATTGTGGGAAAACGTTTAAGCGTAAGGGTACGCTGACACAACACCGACTGATTCATACGGGGGAGCGGCCATTTGCCTGTGCTCTCTGTCGAGTACATTTTACCACCAATAAGCATCTGAAACTGCACATGATGTGTCACACGGGGAGAGGCCTTTTAAATGTCCGGTTTGTGGGAGGGGCTTTAGACAGAAAGGCGATTTGA